One segment of Arthrobacter sp. MMS18-M83 DNA contains the following:
- a CDS encoding shikimate dehydrogenase, with amino-acid sequence MSRRAAVLGHPISHSKSPALHRAAYAKLGLDIDYSAIDVTVERLPAFMAALEARDNWCGLSVTMPLKTAMVDEVDEVRGAGARLGVINTVAFEATEHGVRRIGHNTDVAGIVDAVKNAGVKERPNSAILGGGGTSAAAIAAVNELGSKHVDVYVRDAGRAAEAKAAAAAVGLAVQLLPMAEAAEGLAGADLVISTLPPRAADSIATQLDGLPDKLADGVSGVLLDVAYDPWPSRIAEVWHSRGGVVVPGLEMLLYQAVEQIRLFSGADVTADVIDVMCDSVGLPRRVY; translated from the coding sequence GTGAGTAGACGTGCTGCCGTCCTGGGGCACCCCATCAGTCACTCGAAGTCACCAGCACTCCACCGCGCGGCCTACGCGAAGCTTGGGCTCGACATCGACTACTCAGCCATCGACGTGACCGTTGAGCGGTTGCCGGCCTTCATGGCGGCCCTTGAAGCCAGGGACAATTGGTGCGGCCTGTCCGTCACCATGCCCCTCAAGACCGCCATGGTGGACGAAGTCGACGAGGTCCGTGGGGCCGGCGCCCGCCTGGGCGTCATCAACACTGTCGCGTTTGAAGCCACTGAGCACGGTGTGCGGCGGATTGGCCACAACACGGATGTGGCCGGCATCGTTGACGCCGTCAAGAATGCCGGGGTCAAGGAGCGGCCGAATTCCGCGATTCTTGGCGGTGGCGGAACGTCCGCGGCGGCCATCGCGGCGGTCAACGAGCTGGGTTCAAAACACGTTGACGTCTACGTGCGCGACGCCGGACGGGCAGCTGAAGCGAAAGCCGCCGCTGCCGCCGTCGGACTCGCCGTTCAACTCCTGCCGATGGCCGAGGCGGCTGAAGGCCTGGCTGGAGCCGATCTGGTGATTTCCACCCTTCCGCCGCGGGCGGCGGACAGCATTGCCACGCAGCTTGACGGACTCCCCGACAAGCTTGCTGACGGCGTCTCGGGTGTCTTGCTGGATGTAGCCTACGATCCATGGCCCAGCCGGATCGCCGAAGTATGGCATTCACGCGGTGGCGTGGTGGTACCCGGGCTGGAAATGCTGCTCTACCAAGCCGTAGAGCAAATCCGTTTGTTTTCCGGCGCTGACGTCACCGCCGATGTCATAGATGTGATGTGCGACTCAGTCGGGCTACCCCGGCGGGTCTACTAG
- a CDS encoding acVLRF1 family peptidyl-tRNA hydrolase — translation MEIRPSGPNEKQPPRAGRTAFIPGSRLPGWVERFAASHGALQEEPDDGGTLLRAADGATALLKAPWPVDGRPGKGTNTLERLASLASQERRLGVILVRRGGYAVGVVSGGKVSASKSGSRYVQSRSAAGGSSQQRFARRRENQANALAEAVAGYAAGVFAGQSIEYLVLGGDAALSSAVLEERALKEYASRKQLPFLAVADPNATVLRRAAADACAVRIDVTDPL, via the coding sequence GTGGAGATCCGGCCATCCGGCCCCAACGAAAAGCAACCCCCTCGGGCGGGGCGCACCGCCTTCATCCCTGGTTCCCGGTTGCCCGGTTGGGTGGAGCGCTTCGCCGCGAGCCATGGCGCGCTTCAGGAAGAGCCCGACGACGGCGGTACGCTTTTGCGGGCGGCGGATGGCGCCACGGCGCTGCTGAAAGCCCCTTGGCCCGTTGATGGAAGGCCCGGCAAGGGCACCAACACGCTGGAGCGTTTGGCATCGCTTGCTTCACAGGAAAGGCGGCTTGGGGTCATTCTGGTCCGCCGGGGAGGCTACGCGGTGGGTGTGGTGAGCGGCGGCAAAGTCTCTGCGTCCAAATCGGGTTCGCGCTATGTGCAGTCACGCTCGGCGGCAGGAGGATCCTCGCAGCAGCGCTTTGCCCGGCGTCGGGAGAACCAGGCCAACGCGCTGGCTGAGGCAGTGGCCGGTTATGCCGCCGGTGTGTTCGCCGGACAAAGTATTGAATATCTCGTTCTGGGCGGAGACGCCGCGCTTTCCTCCGCGGTCCTGGAGGAAAGGGCGTTGAAGGAGTACGCGTCGCGGAAACAATTGCCGTTTCTGGCAGTTGCCGATCCCAACGCAACTGTCCTTCGCAGGGCTGCGGCAGATGCGTGCGCCGTACGGATCGACGTCACGGATCCGCTGTAG
- a CDS encoding DUF948 domain-containing protein, whose protein sequence is MTGGDIAGLIAAGVFALLVLLLAVPILKLGRVFDEVRTSIRSLSDGATPLMDEVTATVSTTNQQLKKVDGITSNVSDASANISALSSLVAATVGSPLIKVAAFSYGVRTAFSNRRKSSSGRRSR, encoded by the coding sequence ATGACTGGTGGCGATATTGCAGGCCTGATCGCGGCCGGAGTCTTTGCGCTCCTTGTGTTGCTGCTGGCTGTCCCGATCCTCAAACTTGGGCGGGTCTTTGACGAAGTCCGCACCTCCATCCGCTCGCTGAGCGACGGAGCGACGCCCCTGATGGATGAAGTCACTGCAACGGTCTCCACGACCAACCAGCAGCTGAAGAAGGTGGATGGCATCACCTCCAACGTTTCCGATGCCTCAGCCAACATCTCCGCGTTGTCCTCCCTGGTGGCCGCAACTGTCGGTTCACCGCTCATCAAGGTGGCCGCATTCAGCTACGGAGTGCGTACGGCTTTTTCCAACCGCCGCAAATCGAGCAGTGGCCGCCGCAGCCGCTGA
- the rpsD gene encoding 30S ribosomal protein S4, producing MANNTRARRTARLSRALGIALTPKAAKYMERRPYGPGEHGRARKKQDSDYAVRLREKQRLRAQYGIREAQMTRAFEEARRTKGLTGENLIELLEMRLDALVLRAGFARTIAQARQLVVHRHILVDGIRVDRPSFRVAEGQLIHVHSRSEVMAPFQVAAAGAHVLNVVPAYLDVKIDALQARLVRRPKRSEVPVTCEEQLVVEFYAR from the coding sequence GTGGCTAACAACACTCGTGCTCGCCGTACCGCACGCCTTTCGCGTGCACTCGGCATCGCTCTGACCCCCAAGGCCGCCAAGTACATGGAGCGCCGCCCGTACGGCCCCGGTGAGCATGGCCGTGCCCGCAAGAAGCAGGACTCCGACTACGCCGTACGTCTGCGCGAAAAGCAGCGTCTGCGCGCCCAGTACGGCATCCGCGAAGCCCAGATGACCCGTGCCTTCGAAGAAGCACGTCGCACCAAGGGCCTGACCGGTGAAAACCTGATCGAACTGCTCGAAATGCGTCTCGACGCCCTCGTGCTGCGTGCCGGCTTCGCCCGCACCATCGCCCAGGCCCGCCAGCTGGTTGTGCACCGCCACATCCTCGTTGACGGTATCCGCGTGGACCGCCCGTCGTTCCGCGTTGCCGAAGGCCAGCTCATCCACGTTCACAGCCGCAGCGAAGTCATGGCTCCGTTCCAGGTTGCAGCTGCCGGCGCACACGTTCTGAACGTCGTTCCGGCTTACCTGGACGTCAAGATTGACGCCCTGCAGGCACGCCTGGTTCGTCGTCCGAAGCGCTCCGAGGTCCCCGTGACCTGCGAAGAGCAGCTCGTCGTCGAATTCTACGCTCGCTAA
- a CDS encoding replication-associated recombination protein A, whose product MEDLFGAGADSDDDDGSQAADSNRSGDGRAGTARRASPRSPLAVRMRPRTLDDVVGQQHLLGQGSPLRQLAAGADAAGPAGPSSVILWGPPGTGKTTLAHVIARGPGRKFVELSAITAGVKDVRLVMENALTARDLYRTTTVLFLDEIHRFNKAQQDALLPGVENRWVVLVAATTENPSFSVVSPLLSRSLLLTLKPLTDADIEGLLQRAVADARGLAGKVELSPEALEHLVRLSGGDARRALTALEAAAGVAYGDRNNDGDASEEEGLAGDGAPEAPVVVELRHTERALDVAAVRYDRAGDQHYDVASAFIKSIRGSDVDAALHYLARMLEAGEDPRFVARRIVISAAEDIGMADPTALQTAVAAAQAVQLIGMPEGRIILAEAVVHLATAPKSNAAYMGINKAIADVRAGMGTGIPAHLRDAHYQGAKGLGHGQGYTYAHDAPHGVATQQYAPDDLVGKDYYEPTGNGAERDIAPRLERLRRIIRGK is encoded by the coding sequence GTGGAAGATCTCTTTGGTGCCGGCGCGGACAGCGACGACGACGACGGCAGCCAGGCGGCCGATTCGAACCGTTCCGGCGATGGACGTGCAGGCACAGCGCGTCGAGCGTCGCCGCGGAGTCCTCTGGCCGTCCGCATGCGTCCCCGGACACTGGACGACGTCGTGGGACAGCAGCACTTGCTGGGCCAGGGGTCTCCGTTGCGGCAGCTTGCCGCCGGGGCCGACGCCGCCGGTCCCGCAGGTCCAAGCTCGGTCATCTTGTGGGGACCGCCGGGTACCGGCAAGACGACGCTTGCCCACGTCATCGCCCGCGGACCCGGCAGGAAGTTCGTTGAATTGTCGGCGATCACCGCCGGGGTCAAGGATGTCCGGCTCGTCATGGAGAATGCCCTGACAGCGCGGGATCTTTACCGGACAACAACCGTGCTCTTCCTTGATGAGATCCACCGCTTCAACAAAGCCCAACAGGACGCCCTGCTTCCCGGCGTCGAGAACCGCTGGGTAGTCCTGGTCGCGGCTACAACTGAAAACCCGTCCTTCTCGGTTGTCTCGCCGCTGCTGTCCCGGTCATTGTTGCTCACCCTGAAACCTCTCACGGACGCCGATATCGAAGGTCTCCTGCAGCGGGCAGTTGCCGACGCCCGCGGCCTGGCAGGGAAGGTGGAGCTCAGCCCGGAAGCCCTCGAGCACTTGGTCCGCTTGTCCGGGGGAGACGCGCGCCGCGCGCTGACGGCGCTCGAGGCCGCCGCCGGCGTCGCTTACGGGGACCGGAACAACGACGGCGACGCCTCCGAAGAGGAGGGGCTCGCGGGTGACGGCGCCCCCGAGGCTCCGGTCGTCGTCGAACTCCGCCACACGGAGCGGGCCCTGGACGTGGCCGCCGTCCGGTACGACCGGGCAGGGGACCAGCACTACGACGTCGCCAGTGCGTTCATCAAATCGATCCGCGGCTCGGACGTCGACGCGGCCCTCCACTACCTGGCCCGCATGCTCGAAGCCGGCGAAGACCCTCGCTTCGTGGCCCGCCGGATCGTCATTTCCGCTGCCGAGGACATCGGAATGGCCGATCCCACCGCGCTTCAGACCGCCGTCGCCGCTGCCCAGGCAGTGCAGCTGATCGGCATGCCCGAGGGCCGTATCATCCTCGCCGAAGCCGTGGTGCACCTGGCCACAGCGCCAAAGTCCAATGCCGCCTACATGGGCATCAACAAAGCCATTGCCGATGTACGAGCGGGGATGGGGACCGGAATTCCGGCGCACTTGCGGGACGCCCATTACCAAGGAGCGAAGGGGCTTGGCCACGGCCAGGGCTACACCTACGCCCACGATGCCCCTCATGGCGTGGCCACCCAGCAATACGCCCCGGATGACCTGGTGGGCAAGGACTACTACGAACCCACCGGGAACGGTGCCGAACGGGACATTGCCCCCCGACTCGAGCGGCTCCGCAGGATCATCCGAGGCAAGTAA
- the mltG gene encoding endolytic transglycosylase MltG: MSPVNNDPSNDASDGRTRPLTRREIRARERFLETQNQEVLPPPVPVHFEPVAVPKPQPAYVPHYAAAPETPSHAPELHNDGIRGEAGPSGDFPPQSDVVQPEENVQQHEASPEDALLHDAVHQDAVLPDIAHQDTAHLDTVHPDTAHPDAALPHDAGNHDAVPIYDAAYGDEFHEVHAHDEGYEHHDPHFDYEVHDEHDAHELIPAAAAVAKVPSKKVRRRRRVLALLLTLTVFVAAVAVGAQFLKPLLGMDKVSDYPGPGTGSVTVTVAPGSGPKLVATNLQNQHVIANADTFLAAFTAAGGELSPGDFTFRTEMKNSDAVNVLLNKDASKVMYFALSAGLRIGESLDAIAKGSGIPVSELKALSDSPAQFGVPAPAKNLEGFLAPGEYRFPLGTPAKDILQKLVTGTTDELKAQGVTDPTKQYQAVTVASIVQAEGGQADYGNVAGAIYNRLKPGNTETNGLIQSDATVTYGLGTKTFHLTDAQKADKSNPYNTYANVGLPVGPIGSPGKTAIDAAAKPTANNYLYWVTINLDTKETKFSSTLAEHSKYVEQYNAWCAANAGRCV, from the coding sequence GTGAGCCCGGTCAACAACGACCCCTCCAACGACGCATCAGACGGCCGCACCCGGCCGCTGACTCGTCGTGAAATCCGTGCCAGGGAACGCTTCCTGGAGACTCAGAACCAGGAGGTGTTGCCACCGCCTGTGCCTGTCCACTTTGAACCCGTCGCCGTACCGAAGCCGCAGCCCGCGTATGTTCCGCACTACGCGGCGGCCCCTGAAACGCCGTCCCACGCCCCGGAACTCCACAATGACGGCATTCGCGGCGAAGCCGGGCCGTCCGGGGACTTTCCTCCGCAGTCCGATGTGGTCCAACCGGAGGAAAACGTGCAACAACACGAGGCTTCACCTGAAGACGCACTGCTCCACGACGCCGTCCACCAAGACGCCGTGCTCCCTGACATCGCTCACCAGGACACCGCGCACCTTGACACTGTGCACCCAGACACTGCGCACCCTGACGCCGCGCTTCCCCACGATGCCGGGAACCACGACGCCGTTCCGATCTACGACGCCGCATACGGCGACGAGTTCCACGAAGTGCATGCACATGACGAAGGTTATGAGCACCACGATCCCCACTTCGACTACGAAGTCCATGACGAGCACGATGCACATGAACTCATCCCGGCTGCGGCTGCGGTGGCAAAGGTTCCGTCGAAGAAAGTCCGGCGCCGTCGTCGCGTCCTTGCACTTCTGCTGACCCTCACGGTGTTCGTCGCCGCTGTTGCGGTCGGGGCCCAGTTCCTGAAGCCGTTGCTCGGCATGGACAAGGTCAGTGACTACCCCGGTCCGGGCACAGGTTCCGTCACGGTCACGGTTGCCCCGGGATCCGGACCCAAACTGGTCGCCACCAACCTCCAGAACCAGCACGTCATTGCCAACGCGGACACGTTCCTGGCCGCATTCACGGCGGCCGGGGGTGAACTCTCACCGGGCGATTTCACGTTCCGCACCGAAATGAAGAACTCCGATGCAGTGAATGTCCTCCTCAACAAGGACGCCTCCAAGGTGATGTACTTCGCGCTCAGTGCGGGGCTTCGAATCGGGGAGTCGCTCGATGCGATCGCCAAGGGGTCAGGTATCCCTGTGTCCGAGTTGAAGGCCCTCAGTGACTCGCCGGCCCAGTTTGGCGTCCCGGCCCCCGCAAAGAACCTGGAAGGCTTCCTGGCGCCGGGGGAGTACCGGTTCCCGCTTGGGACGCCGGCGAAGGACATTCTCCAGAAGCTTGTCACTGGGACCACCGATGAGCTCAAGGCGCAGGGCGTCACGGATCCGACCAAGCAGTACCAGGCCGTCACTGTCGCCAGCATTGTGCAGGCTGAAGGTGGCCAGGCTGACTACGGCAACGTAGCGGGCGCCATCTACAACAGGCTCAAGCCTGGCAATACGGAGACGAATGGGCTCATCCAATCGGACGCGACTGTCACTTACGGCCTCGGTACCAAGACCTTCCACTTGACCGACGCCCAGAAGGCTGACAAGAGCAATCCGTACAACACCTATGCCAACGTGGGCCTGCCGGTTGGCCCGATCGGCTCGCCCGGCAAGACGGCGATCGACGCTGCTGCGAAGCCAACAGCCAATAATTACCTCTATTGGGTGACCATCAACCTGGATACCAAGGAGACGAAGTTCTCCAGCACGTTGGCGGAACACAGCAAGTACGTTGAGCAGTACAACGCATGGTGTGCAGCCAACGCGGGACGGTGCGTGTGA
- a CDS encoding helix-turn-helix domain-containing protein, whose product MTDDAKWRGVVAALSELIPGMVDTFIARILQDPVYSESGLTIEDLRRSSHDSLVAILGVLRDGGTNMDALESIAAELGKRRARQGLPLDSLVRAIRLDFSVVWDALSASALAVDPALLVSRTELVWRTVDTFASRVQARYVAELEDIEQANADLHHQYLSQLLAPGEPSESDLARIAGALRVDVGARFLVAAVSREDSLSVQRRLRHRTRRIEAFFTFDQEHHTLVIHKRGGQGQAELSDALTYDESVLFDGMAVAVAPLAEGLGSVRTSAAAAREVMRDLPMGSVGVFTLRDRWLSITRHRLSQLGCDPGQLVFPKLQDCAPQERSRILEAATTFLGTGSLVETARKLFCHRNTVVNRLAAFERYTGLDLQNPTDLALAVLALRTATADP is encoded by the coding sequence ATGACGGACGATGCGAAATGGCGGGGCGTGGTTGCGGCGTTGTCGGAACTGATCCCTGGCATGGTGGATACATTCATCGCGAGAATCCTCCAGGATCCGGTGTACAGCGAGTCCGGGCTCACCATCGAGGACCTTCGCCGGAGCAGCCATGATTCCTTGGTGGCCATTCTCGGCGTGCTGCGGGATGGAGGAACCAACATGGACGCCCTCGAGTCCATCGCCGCAGAGCTAGGCAAGCGCCGCGCCAGGCAAGGGCTCCCCTTGGACAGCCTGGTGCGCGCGATCAGGTTGGACTTTTCGGTGGTGTGGGATGCGTTGTCCGCATCCGCCTTGGCGGTGGATCCGGCGCTGCTTGTCAGCAGGACCGAACTCGTCTGGCGCACGGTGGACACATTTGCCTCACGCGTCCAAGCACGGTACGTCGCTGAACTCGAGGATATCGAGCAGGCCAACGCTGATCTGCATCACCAGTACCTCTCGCAACTATTGGCCCCCGGTGAACCGTCGGAATCGGATCTTGCCCGGATCGCCGGAGCCCTACGCGTCGACGTCGGCGCACGGTTCCTTGTAGCAGCGGTCAGCAGGGAAGACAGCCTGAGCGTACAACGCCGCCTGCGTCACCGGACTAGGAGGATAGAAGCCTTCTTTACTTTCGACCAAGAGCACCACACCCTGGTCATCCACAAGCGGGGCGGGCAGGGCCAGGCCGAGCTTAGCGACGCGCTCACCTATGACGAGTCAGTCCTCTTCGATGGCATGGCAGTAGCAGTGGCCCCACTGGCTGAAGGGCTCGGCAGTGTGAGGACCTCGGCTGCCGCCGCCCGCGAAGTCATGCGCGATTTGCCTATGGGAAGCGTTGGCGTCTTCACCCTCAGGGACAGGTGGTTGTCCATCACCAGACACAGATTGTCCCAGCTCGGTTGTGATCCGGGGCAACTCGTGTTTCCCAAGCTGCAGGACTGTGCACCGCAGGAACGGTCGCGCATCCTCGAAGCGGCCACTACGTTCCTCGGGACAGGCAGCCTGGTGGAGACGGCACGCAAGCTCTTTTGTCATCGGAACACAGTGGTGAACCGGTTGGCGGCGTTCGAACGCTACACCGGGCTGGACCTCCAGAACCCCACCGATCTTGCGTTGGCGGTGTTGGCGCTGCGAACCGCTACAGCGGATCCGTGA
- the alaS gene encoding alanine--tRNA ligase: MKSQEITKRWVDFFVSKGHTAVPSASLVSSDPSLLFTVAGMVPFIPYLTAREEPPFDRATSVQKCIRTGDIEEVGKTARHGTFFQMCGNFSFGDYFKEDAIKFAFELLTKSVDDGGYGLDVERLWVTVYEEDDEAQDLWLKNTGIPASRIQRMGKADNYWSTGQPGPAGPCSEIYYDRGPAYGAEGGPIADENRYVEIWNLVFMQYQIENVRSKVDFDIAGELPKKNIDTGLGMERLAMILQGVENMYETDQVRPVIDRAAALSGKEYTSAESADDPHHTDDVRMRVVADHIRSALMLISDGVSPSNEGRGYVLRRLIRRAVRAMRLLGVEEACLPQLLPASRDAMKGVYPVVETDFDRISRIAYAEEKAFLRTIASGTARLEEAVVLSKAAGRPLSGEDAFALHDTYGFPIDLTLEMAEEAGLKVDEAEFRSLMLEQRQRAQADAKAKKGGHADVSAFQELLAEGETVFTGYTELEGEARVRGIVSSGRRVAHASTGDEIELVLNETPFYAEAGGQSADKGLITGDGFVVEVLDVQRPVKGLSVHKAIVREGEISSDALVRAAVDRERRHAAEQAHTGTHIVHAALHQILGPEATQRGSFNKAGYLRFDFAWGEGLSAATKSEIEEVSNIAIRNNFQVDTKVMGLAEAKALGAMALFGENYGSEVRVVEIDGAWSRELCGGTHVANTSLIGSLSLLGEQSVGSGNRRVEAFVGLDAFRHLAAERALVTELTEMLKVPSGQLADRISSTLAKLKSTEKELDRLRKEQLTAAAANLVATAQYAAGVRVVAHDAGQVGGADDLRSLAMDLRNRLGSDASTVAVAGVSNDRPVIIVATNEAARDAGVKAGALVRVAAGILGGGGGGKDDVAQGGGTDAAKIAPALAAVVDAIAKR; encoded by the coding sequence ATGAAGTCGCAGGAGATCACCAAACGCTGGGTGGACTTTTTTGTCAGCAAGGGCCATACCGCCGTCCCCTCGGCGTCGCTCGTATCCAGCGACCCTTCCCTGCTCTTCACTGTGGCTGGCATGGTTCCCTTCATTCCTTACCTGACCGCCCGTGAGGAGCCGCCCTTCGACCGCGCCACGAGCGTCCAGAAGTGCATCCGTACCGGCGACATCGAGGAAGTGGGCAAGACCGCCCGCCACGGCACGTTCTTCCAGATGTGCGGAAATTTCTCCTTCGGGGACTACTTCAAGGAAGACGCCATCAAGTTCGCCTTCGAACTGCTCACCAAGAGCGTCGACGACGGCGGCTATGGGCTCGACGTTGAGCGTCTCTGGGTAACCGTCTACGAGGAAGACGACGAAGCCCAGGATCTTTGGCTCAAGAACACCGGCATCCCTGCCTCACGCATCCAGAGGATGGGGAAGGCTGACAACTACTGGTCCACCGGGCAGCCTGGTCCCGCTGGTCCGTGCTCGGAAATCTACTACGACCGCGGCCCGGCCTACGGCGCCGAAGGCGGTCCCATCGCGGACGAAAACCGCTATGTCGAAATCTGGAACCTCGTGTTCATGCAGTACCAGATCGAGAACGTCCGATCGAAGGTGGACTTCGACATCGCTGGGGAGCTGCCCAAGAAGAACATCGACACCGGCCTCGGCATGGAGCGCCTCGCGATGATCCTGCAAGGCGTCGAGAACATGTACGAGACAGACCAGGTCCGTCCGGTCATCGACCGGGCCGCGGCGCTGTCCGGTAAGGAATACACCTCTGCCGAGTCCGCTGACGATCCCCACCACACGGACGATGTCCGGATGCGCGTTGTTGCCGACCACATCCGTTCGGCCCTCATGCTGATCTCCGATGGCGTGTCGCCGTCCAACGAAGGCCGCGGGTACGTCTTGCGTCGGCTCATCCGCCGGGCCGTCCGCGCCATGCGCCTCCTCGGAGTCGAAGAGGCTTGCCTCCCGCAATTGCTTCCGGCATCGCGCGACGCCATGAAGGGGGTCTACCCGGTGGTGGAGACTGACTTCGACCGCATCAGCCGCATCGCCTACGCCGAAGAAAAAGCCTTCCTGCGCACCATCGCCTCCGGAACCGCCCGCCTTGAAGAAGCCGTGGTGCTCTCCAAGGCTGCCGGCAGGCCACTGTCCGGCGAAGATGCCTTCGCCCTGCACGACACCTACGGGTTCCCGATCGATCTCACCCTCGAAATGGCTGAGGAAGCCGGCTTGAAGGTTGACGAAGCCGAATTCCGCAGCCTCATGCTGGAGCAGCGTCAGCGTGCCCAGGCAGATGCCAAGGCCAAGAAGGGTGGACACGCCGATGTCTCGGCCTTCCAGGAGCTCCTGGCCGAGGGCGAGACCGTCTTCACCGGCTACACCGAGCTGGAAGGGGAGGCCCGTGTCCGCGGCATCGTCAGCTCCGGTCGTCGTGTTGCCCACGCTTCCACGGGCGACGAGATCGAACTCGTGCTCAACGAGACGCCGTTCTACGCCGAAGCCGGCGGCCAGTCCGCCGACAAGGGCCTCATCACCGGCGACGGCTTCGTCGTCGAGGTCCTCGACGTCCAGCGCCCCGTGAAGGGCCTCAGCGTCCACAAGGCGATCGTCCGCGAAGGCGAGATCTCCTCGGACGCCTTGGTGCGCGCCGCCGTCGACCGCGAACGTCGCCATGCAGCTGAGCAGGCCCACACGGGCACCCACATCGTCCACGCTGCCCTGCATCAAATCCTCGGCCCGGAAGCCACCCAGCGTGGCTCTTTCAACAAGGCCGGATACCTGCGCTTCGACTTCGCCTGGGGCGAAGGATTGAGCGCCGCCACGAAGTCCGAGATCGAAGAGGTCTCGAACATCGCCATCCGCAACAACTTCCAGGTGGACACGAAGGTCATGGGCCTCGCGGAGGCGAAGGCCCTCGGCGCCATGGCCCTTTTCGGCGAGAACTACGGAAGCGAAGTCCGCGTCGTGGAGATCGACGGCGCGTGGTCCCGTGAGCTTTGCGGTGGCACCCACGTGGCCAACACCTCCCTCATCGGCAGCCTCTCGCTCCTCGGCGAACAGTCCGTCGGTTCGGGAAACCGCCGCGTGGAAGCCTTTGTAGGCCTTGACGCCTTCCGGCACCTCGCGGCCGAGCGTGCCTTGGTCACCGAGCTCACAGAGATGCTCAAGGTCCCTTCGGGCCAGCTGGCAGATCGGATCTCCAGCACCTTGGCCAAACTCAAGTCGACCGAGAAGGAACTGGACCGCCTCCGCAAGGAGCAGCTGACCGCGGCCGCGGCCAATCTCGTTGCCACAGCACAGTACGCCGCAGGCGTCCGGGTTGTAGCGCACGACGCCGGCCAGGTCGGGGGAGCGGACGACCTCCGCAGCCTCGCCATGGATCTGCGCAACCGGCTCGGCTCCGACGCTTCCACCGTGGCTGTGGCAGGTGTCAGCAACGACCGTCCCGTCATCATCGTGGCCACCAACGAGGCCGCCCGTGACGCGGGCGTGAAGGCGGGCGCCCTGGTCCGGGTGGCGGCAGGAATCCTCGGTGGCGGCGGCGGCGGCAAGGACGATGTCGCCCAAGGCGGCGGAACCGACGCTGCGAAGATCGCACCGGCCCTTGCGGCCGTTGTGGACGCGATCGCCAAGCGCTGA
- the ruvX gene encoding Holliday junction resolvase RuvX: MEANASNDDYPRGIKLGVDVGTVRVGVAICDPDGILATPFKTVSRDAKKNSDIGVIVRQVAELGVVQIFVGLPRTMKGEEHASAIMANEYAELLAAHLQRRGLDVPVNMVDERLSTVTAHRNLREAGMSSKDHRKVVDQVAAAGILQHAIDMQKARGADVGRRVQAPAPPQHIDGANAPLPASGIDPHSPTRGRQL; this comes from the coding sequence TTGGAGGCCAATGCGAGCAACGACGACTACCCCCGGGGAATCAAGCTGGGGGTAGACGTCGGCACCGTCCGTGTGGGAGTTGCTATCTGCGATCCGGACGGGATCCTGGCCACGCCGTTCAAGACGGTGAGCCGGGACGCCAAGAAGAATTCCGACATCGGTGTGATTGTCCGGCAGGTCGCGGAGCTCGGTGTTGTCCAGATCTTCGTCGGGCTGCCGCGCACGATGAAGGGTGAGGAACACGCGTCCGCGATCATGGCCAACGAATACGCGGAGTTGCTGGCAGCCCACTTGCAGCGCCGTGGACTCGACGTTCCGGTCAACATGGTGGACGAGCGGCTCAGTACCGTGACAGCCCACCGCAATCTCCGTGAAGCTGGCATGAGCAGCAAGGATCATCGTAAAGTAGTGGATCAGGTTGCCGCTGCCGGAATTCTGCAGCACGCGATCGACATGCAAAAAGCCAGAGGTGCCGATGTGGGTAGGCGCGTGCAAGCGCCGGCGCCACCCCAACACATTGACGGTGCCAATGCGCCGCTGCCGGCCTCCGGCATTGATCCACACTCTCCAACGAGGGGAAGACAATTGTGA